The bacterium genome segment TGGTGGCGGTGAAGGGACTTGAACCCCCGACCTAGCGGTTATGAGCCGCTCGCTCTAACCACCTGAGCTACACCGCCGTTCGCCCATCACGAGCGCAGCGAAGTATACCCGAGCTGCTAGTCGCGGGTCAGCAGGTCCTGGCACTCGTCGAAGTGCACGAAGAACTTGGCGGCGCTGCGAGCCAGAGCCTCGGCCGAAAGGCGGTAGATCACGTGCTGTCCGCTACGACGATCCGTGACCAGCCGGGCTTCCTTCAGAACCGAGAGATGCCGCGAGATGGTCGGCTGCGACAGGCTGAAGTTGCCCACGATCTCGCCTACCGAAAGCTCGCGCCGCTGCAGCAACCGCAGGATGCTGCGCCGGGTCTGATCGGAGAGAGCCTTGAAGAACTTGTCGAGCTCACGGCCGCCGGTGGTCAGAGCCACTTCGGCGGACGGGGTCATGGGGACGGCGGATAGGAGCCGGTTGGAGGAAGAGAGTCGATGGTTCATGCCCTCGGAGAAGGGCAACGGATGTGCCAAAACCGGTCTGAGCGCCGAATGGCCTATATAGATATCTGCATCTAGCGAAGATTCAACGACTTACGCGATTCGAACCGGCGGTCGACGAGACCGTTCGAAAGATCTGAGCAAGAAAATGGCGCCTCCGAGGAGGCGCCATAGTGCAAAAAAGCGACCTAAAGGCCGAAAAACTGGTGTATCTAGCCGCCGAGGCGCTTGCCGACGGCTTCCCAGTTGACCACGTTCCACCATGCCACCAAGTAGTCAGGTCGTCGGTTCTGATAGTTCAGGTAATAGGCGTGCTCCCAGACGTCGACTCCGAGAATGGGCTTCAGGCCGTCCATGAGCGGGCTGTCCTGGTTGGCGCGCTGAACGACCTCGAGCTTGTCACCGTTGACTACCAGCCAGGCCCAGCCCGAGCCGAACAGGGTTGCCGCCGCCGAGGTCATCTTGGCCTGGAAGGAGTCGAAACCTCCGAAGTCGCGGTTGATGGCGTCGGCGAGGCCTCCGGACGGCTGACCGCCCCCCGAGGGGCTCATGACGTCCCAGAACAGCGAGTGATTGGCGTGTCCGCCGCCGTGGTTACGAACCGCGCCGCGGATCCCTTCGGGAACCGAGGCCATGTCGCTGATGAGGTCCTCGACCGATTTCGCGGCCAGGTCGTCGTGGCCCTCGAGGGCCTTGTTCAGGTTGGTGACATAGGCCGCGTGATGCTTGGTGTGGTGAATCTCCATGGTGCGCGCGTCGATGTGCGGCTCCAGGGCGTCGTAGCTATAGCCGAGCTGCGGGATTTCGTGCATAGGGTCTCCTTCTCAGGCACTGATTTCGGCACCGGATCCAGCTTGCGCCGGTGCCGAAGGTCGGTCGAGGGGCGATTGTTTCATGGAACATTCCGCCCTCGCCAGCCGACCGTTGACTTCCCTCTTGGCGGCTATTAGCATTAACCGCCTCCGGCGAGGGGAGGTTAGCTCAGTGGGAGAGCGTCTGCTTTACACGCAGAGGGTCGGGGGTTCAAATCCCTCACCTCCCACCAACCCGAATCGGAGGTAGCGACTGCGGGGGTCGTAGTTCAGTTTGGTTAGAACGCCGGCCTGTCACGCCGGAGGTCGCGGGTTCGAGTCCCGTCGACCCCGCCATTCACTAGGAATCGAACGAGATCACGGAGAACCAGATGCGCGACAAGATCAAACTCGTGTCGAGTGCCGGAACCGGCTACTTCTACACCACGGACAAGAACAAGAGAACCTCGACCGAGAAGCTCAAGCTCAAGAAGTACGATCCCAAGGTGCGCAAGCACGTGGAGTTCGTCGAAGAGAAGCTCAGGTAGCAGCGCGTTCGCGCCGCCAGTTGGTCAACCCGGCGGCGGCGTGATACCGTCGCCTTGCCTGCCGTGGGTCCAGCGATAGCTGGGCCTTTTCTTTTTTGACAGATCGCGCCTCCACTCCCTACCAAAAAGGAGTGGAGCATGGACGACCACAGTGGTTGGCAGATTTTGGAGAGGTGCCTGGACCAGGCCGATGAAGCGGCTTGGAAGGCCTTGATGCAGCGATTCGAGCCGCCCTTGCGCTGGGGAATTCACCGGGCGCTGCGCGGACTCGGCTTCAACGGCGACCGCTACGACCTGGCCGCCGACTTGTTGCAGGAATGCTACTGCAAGATCCTGGCTCGTGAGCGCAGGGTCTTGCGGATGTGTCGGGAACGAGACGAGAACGCCCTGAATGCCTTTTTCGCGCGGCTCGGGGAGCGATGCGCGCGCGACGGCCTTCGCGCTCGTTGGGCGCTGAAGCGGGGTAGCCGGGCCGGCATCGTCGAGCTGGGCGACAGCATCGAGGATCTCGCTGTTGCCAGGACCGAGCCCTCTCCCGAAGATCGGGCGTTGATGAAAGAGGCTCAGTCACGGCTGCTGGCGACCTGCAGGAGCGCGGCCGGCAGCCGGAAGAGCGAGCGCAACTACAGGGTGCTGGTGATGGCCTTTTTCGAGGGGCTTTCGAGCCGTGAGATCTCGTCTCGCTTTGCCGGGCAGCTGAGTCTCACCTGTATCGACTCGGTGGTGTACCGGGCGCGGCGGCGGCTGCTCAAGCAGGGTGTGCGCCTCGGGGAGCGCCGGGCCATGGCGTAGGCTGCGCTGTCGAGCCGGTATCGGTCTTGCCGGCGCTTGAACCTTTCGGCTCATGCGATCCGACAGGCTGAGTGACGGCGCGGTCCAGACCGGCGTCGGCTAGACTTCGCCCGTGGCACACATCTTCACCGGCGCCGACTGCCTCAAGCACGACGCCGGGTACGGGTTTCCGGAATCTCCGGCGCGCCTCGAACGCATTCTCGCCGGCTTCGATGCGTCGTGGGACGTGCGCGAGGTGTCCGAGCATGCGGAACTGACGGCCGTACTCGAGACCGTTCACGAGCCGGGGTATCTGGAGGTTCTTCGAAGAGCGGTCGAGCGTGGCGATGGCCTGCTGGGCTCGAGTGACAATCCGCTCACCCCTGAAACCTGGGTCGCGGCCTCGTCGGCGGCATCGGCGGCGCTGTCGGCGGCCGACTGGATCGCCGGAGACAACGGCGAGGCCTTTGCGGCGATCCGGCCACCCGGTCATCACGCCGAGTCCAGACTCGCGATGGGGTTCTGCTTCTTCAACAACGTCGCGGCCGCCGTCGAGCACCTGATCTCGAATCACGGTCTCGAGCGCATCGCGATCTACGACTTCGACGTCCATCACGGTAACGGCACCCAGGAGATCTTCTACGAGCGCGAGGACGTGCTCTTCGCGAGCACACATCAGTGGCCCTTCTATCCGGGCACCGGCTCGAGCTCCGAAACCGGGGCCGGGGCGGGCGCTGGCAAGACCGTCAACGTGCCTTTGCCCGCGGGCACCGGCGACCGCGAGTTTCTCGCCGCGATTCATGGTTCGATCGTGCCCGCCCTGGAGGCGCACCGGCCTGACGCGGTCCTGGTCTCGGCCGGTTTCGACGCCTGGCGAAACGATCCGATCGGAGGCATGCGCCTGAGCGAGGCGGCCTACTCCGAGATCGGTGCCATGGTGCGCGAGTTGGCCGATCGCCTCTGCGCCGGCCGCCTCTTGAGTGTTCTCGAGGGCGGCTACGACCTCGCCGCTCTGTCGCGTCTGGTTCGGACCTACTTGCGAGGGCCCGGAGAAAGCGGCTGATCGATTCGGCTGGCCGATAGCGCCGCCGGAGCGACCTCGGGCTCTTCGAGGTTCTCGATCCCTCGTCGCCGCGCCAGCAGGTCGGTTGCCTCGCCGAGCAGCTCCAGGGCTCGGCCGATCTGCGGATCGCCAGTGGCCAGGACTTCGAAGCGGGCCTCGATGCCGAAGGCGGAGTTGAATATCTCCGCGTGCAGGTAGCGCGTGATGGTCGCGCTGGTCTCGGGGTCGCCGAGCATCTTGGCGGTTTCTTCTTCGCTCGTCAGCTCCTTGGCTAGAAGCCAGGCGGCGAACTCGTCGAGTAGCTCGGGCTCGGGTACCCACTGGCGATCCTCGATCGGCTTCGCGGCGGTGTACTCGACCGCATAGTTGAAGAAGGTGTTCTGGCTCAGCAGGTACTGGATTTCCGGGCTCAGAAAGAGCGGCTCGACGGTTACGTCGGGAGTGATACCGCCGCCGCCGTAGACTTCCCGGCCCAGGTCGGTGCGGAACACTTGGCGCTCCTCGGTATCGGTGGCTTCGGTAGCCTCGGTTGCCTCGGACGGGGGCGGCTCGTCGCCACCGATGTTCGCGACCGTCTGGTAGTCGAAGTAGCTCGAATAGTCGCGCTGGATGAGACGTCCGGAAGGGGTGTAGTACTTGGCCGTGGTGAGAGCGAGTCCCGCTTCGTAGGGCAGCGAGTACACGGTCTGCACCAGGCCCTTGCCCCAGGTCGGAGTGCCGACGATCAGGCCCATGTCGTGGTCCTGAATCGCGCCGGATACGATCTCGGCCGCGGAAGCGGTCCCGTTTCCGACCAGAACCACGATCGGTATGTCGAGCGCGGCCGGTTGACCGGTGGCGAAGAACTTCTGGTGCGAGTTGCGGGTTCGGCCCCGGGTCTCGACGATCTGCGCGCCTTCGTCCAGAAACTGATCGGAGACGGCGATCGCCTGGTCGAGAAGACCGCCGCCGTTTCCTCGGAGGTCGAGAATCAGGCTTTCCATGCCTTCGCCCCGGAGCCGTTCGAGATTCTCCGCGACTTCTCCTCCGGTACCCCGGTTGAAATCGGAGAGCTGCAAATAGGCGGTCTCCGGAGTGATCATGTAGGCGTAGCGCACGGTGTTTTGCGGGATCTCGTCCCGGGTGATGGTGATCTCCAGCAGCTGCTCGAGGCCGGCGCGGACGATCTGAATCGTCACCTGAGTGCCCTTGGGTCCCTTGAGCAAGCCGACCGCGTCATCCAGGCTCATGGTCTCGGTGGAATCTCCCTCGATGGCGGCAATCACGTCCCCCGCGCGCAGGCCCATGCGAGAAGCCGGCGTGCCCTCGATCGGCGTGATGACCGTCAGCTGGCCGTTGCGCATGCCGACCAGGATTCCCAATCCGTAGAAGCTCTTCTGCTGGCGCTCACGCATCGACGAATAGGCTTCGCCGGACAGGAAATTGGAATGCGGATCGAGGGTTCGGATCATTCCCGAGATGGAGGATTCGACGAGCTCCTTGTAGCTGACCTCGCCGCCGTAGCTGTCGTGCGCGACCTGTAAGACCTCGGTGTAGGCGCGCAGGACACGGCGGGCGTCGTCGGAGAGCGCCAAGACGCGGTTCCCGAAGGCCCCGCCGGCCAGAATGGCGACCGCCAGAACCGCAACGGAGAGTTTCTTCCAGCCCGATCTCATGGCGGTGACTGTATCAAAGGCCCGCTCAATACTTGACTTTCGGGGAACCGGGCCCGAGTATCTGTTACGGTTCTCGGAGCGACATGTTCGGATCTCTTGGTTTCCCCGAAATTCTCTTCATACTCGTCCTGGCGCTGCTCGTGTTCGGGCCACGCAGGCTGCCCGAGATCGGCCGAACCGTGGGACGGGCGCTGGGCGAGTTTCGCCGTGCCACCGGGGATCTGCAGCGCTCATTCGACCAGGAGCCCAGCTCGTTCGAACAGGCCGCCAAGCCGGACCCGCCGGCTGCCGTACCTCGCCCGGACGTTTCGACGCAGCAGCCGCAGCCCGATGACAGCGGCGAGAGCGACGCCGGCCCCGAGGCCGAGGACGATTCAGGGGACCGCGAAGAGTCATGAATGAGTCGGCTCCCGGGAAGGAGCCCGAGCTCACCCGGATGACTCTCATGGAGCACCTCGAGGAGCTTCGGGGTCGCATCGTCAAGTCGCTGATCGCGGTGGTGGTGACCTTCGCCGTCTGCTGGATCTTCGTCGAGTACCTGGCCGAGTTCTTGGCCCAGCCGATATACGCGGCGGTGCCCGACAAGAAGCTGGCCTTTCTGGGCGTCACCGATCCGTTCATCCTCTACGTGAAGATCGCCGCTCTGGCGGCCCTCTTTCTCTCCAGTCCGATCGTGCTCTATCAGTTCTTCAGATTCGTGGCGCCCGGCCTCTACCGGCGCGAGCGGCTGTATGCGATTCCCTTTGTCGTCTTCGGAACCCTGTTCTTCGCCGGCGGGGGCGCGTTTGCCTACTACGTGGCGTTTCCGTTTGCCGTCGACTTTCTGGTCAAGATGGGCGCCGCCTTCGAGCCGGTGATCACCGTCGACCGCTACTTTCGATTCCTGATGGTCGTGGTCCTGGGGCTGGGGCTGATGTTCGAGCTGCCCCTGGTGATCTTCTTTCTGGCCCAGATCGGTGTGGTGACGCCTCGTTTCTTGATGCGCCACTTCCGCTGGGCGGTGCTGCTGATCTTTGTCGCCGCGGCACTGATCACGCCCACGCCGGACGTGGTCAACTTGTGCCTGTTCGCGCTTCCGACGATCGGCCTCTACCTGCTCGGCGTCGGTGCGGCGGCGCTGGTCGGCCGAATGAAGTCCAAAGCGGCCTAGCCGGCCGAGGCAAGCTGCTCCCTTGTAGTGGTCGAGCCCTGTCTCGACCGTCTTATCATCACCGACGGTTTTCAGATCCACACTACCGATAGAGGCCGCCGGTGTCGCCTCTCCGCGAGCGAAGAAAGGCTCGCTCCGAGGCGCACGCGGCCGGCCCTCAGCCGCGGTTTGCCGGGGTCATTGCAGCAGTCGACCTGCGCCTCGAGGACAGGGATTTCTGCGTGTCCCCTTCCGACTGCGAGACGGAGCTCGACCGCGACGGTCTCAGCCGCTGCGGCTGCCCTCCGGGTCGCGCGCCAGAAACTCGGTATCGTCCGGGAGCTGGCGGCGCCACCGGCGATGCATCCAGACCCACTGGTCCGGTCGCCTGCGCACCTGTTCCTCGATCGCGCGAGTGATCGCAGCGGTCAGCTCCTCGGCACGGTCGTAGCGGGGCAGCCGGGGCCCGAACTCGACTCGATGCGAGCCGTCCTCGAGTCGCTCGCAAAAGCCGGGCACGACCGGCATCGACCAGCGCAGCGCCATCTGCGCCGGGCCCACCGGCGTGTGCGCAGGACGGCCGAAGAACGGCACGTACACGCTCTGCGCGCGAATGTCCTGATCGATGAGCGCCAGGAGGTAGCCACCGCGCTTGCGCAAGGACAGCAGCCGGCTCGCGGAACCGGGTTCTCCGCGCGCGATAACCTCGCTGCCGAGCCGCCTGCGGAAGCGGTTCATCGCCGCTTCCATCCACTCGTTCTCCATGGAGCGAACCAGCCCGGTGAGCAGCTCATTCTTGCTTCGGAAGACCGGGCCCATGAGCTCCCAATTGCCACAGTGTCCGGTAGCGATCATCACGACTTGCGCCTGAGCCCGAGCGGCCTCGACGTGCTCCCAGCCCAGAACGTCGAGATGGGGAACCGCGGCACCGGGGCCGCGATGGGCGAGGTGGAAGTACTCGGCGAAGTTGATACCGATGGCGGTCGTCGCGCGTCGGCCGAGCTCGAATCGCTCACTCTCTGAAAGCTCGGGGAAGGCGACCTCGAGGTGAGCCAGAGTCCGTTGGCGATCCCGCTCACCGACTCTCCAGATCAGGCCACCGAGCCGGGCTCCGAGGCGCTGAGCGGAGCGCCAGGAGAGGGTGCCGGCAACGAGCTTGAAGACGAACGTGAGTGGACGCGCGATCCGGCTTCGCAGCCGGCGCCGGGTTGCGGCTTTCATCTACTTTCGAAAGTGAACGGCTCCACCGCCTGCTCCCAGTCTCCGCGAGCTTGCAGGATCGCCTCGATCAACTCGCGGACCGCTCCCGACCCTCCGCGGCGGGTGAGCACGTTGTGGACGACGTCGCGCACTTCGGCGACCCCGTCCACCGGAGCAAAGGACAGGCCGCATCGACCGAGTACTTGCAAATCGGGAAGATCGTCGCCGGCGTAAGCGACCCGCTTGGGCTCGGTTGCCTGCTGTTCCAGGAATCGCTCGAAGTCCTCGGCCTTGTCCCGGGAGCCGACGATGACGGCGTCGAATCCGAGCTCGGCCGCTCGCCGCTTGAGCGCCCGCGAGCTGCGACCGGTGAGAACGCCGATCTTAATTCCCGCGCCCTGCGCCAGCTTGATCGCGAGTCCGTCGCGAACGTCGAACTTCATCAGCACGTGACCCCTGCGATCGTAGTAGAGGCCGCCGTCCGTCAAAACGCCGTCGGCGTCGAGGAGAATCCACTCGATCTCGCGTGCGCGGCGCGCGAACTCTTCTTTCGAGAGTCCCGTTTTCGAGTGGATCAAAACAGCTGTAGCCGCCAGAGGTCGTGAAGGTGAACGATGCCCTCGAGCTTGTCGTCCTCACAGATGAAGAGCGCCGTAATCCGATTGTCTTCCATCAGCTTCAGGGCCGCCGAGGCCAGCTCGTCGGCGGCGATGGTGCGCGGATTCGCCTTCATGCAGTCACCGGCGCTGCCGGACAGCAGGTCGCTTCCGTTCTCCAGGAGGCGGCGCAGGTCGCCGTCGGTGATGCAGCCCAGAAGTGTGCCGTCCGGTTCGGTGACCGCGGTAATGCCCATCCCCTTGGCGGACATCTCCCGGACCGCGTCTCGGACCGTCGCGTTCTTGTCGATGCGTGGCACCTCGGCTCCGGTGTGCATGAGCTCGCGCAGCTTGACCAGGCCCTTGCCGAGGCTGCCCCCGGGGTGAAGTCGGGCGAAGTCGTCGCTGGTGAAGCCCTTGGCTTGAAGCAGCGCCATCGCGAGTGCGTCACCCATCGCCAGGGTCGCGGTCGAGGAGGCCGTGGGCGCCAGATTGAGCGGGCAGGCCTCCTGATCGATCTCCACCGGCAGATGGACCGTGGCGTTGCGAGCCAGCGGGCTGTTCACATTGCCGGTCATGACTATCAAGCCGATTCCGAGCCGGCGCACCAATTCGACGAGTCGCTGAAGCTCCTGGGTCGTCCCCGAGTACGAGGCCGCGAGGATCAGGTCATCGTCAGTGATCATGCCCAGGTCGCCGTGAATCGCTTCGGCCGGGTGCAGAAACAGCGAGGGCGTTCCGGTGGACGACAGGGTGGCCGCGATCTTCTTCATCACCAGGCCGCTCTTGCCCATACCGGTGCAGACGATCCGGCCCTTGCACTCGGCGAGCAAGACGATCGCGCGGTCGAAGCTCTCGTCGAGCTGGTCGAGGAGACTGTGGACCGCCGCCGCCTCGATCTCGAGAACCTCTCGGGCGACGTCCCGCGGGCTCGGTGAAGCGAATTTGCTCATGCCGACAGCGCCTCGAGAGTGGCCTTGCGCACCGCGATGAGTTGGGCGAGCAGGCGTTCGGCGCGGTCCGGATCGAGCTGGGTGGCCCGGTCCGATCGCGCTTCATCCGGGTTGGGGTGGACTTCCATGTAGACGCCGTCGGCGCCGGCCGCGACTGCGGCCCGAGCCAGCGGTTCGGCGAACTCGCGCTGGCCCCCGGTCTCGGTGCCCGCCGCGCTGGGCAACTGGAGGGAGTGGGTAACGTCGAAGAGCACCGGGATGTCGTGCGCGTGCAGGATCGCGAACGAACGCATGTCGACGATCAGGTTGTGGTACCCGAAAGAGGCTCCGCGCTCGGTCACGGTCACCGACTCGCAGCCGGCGTCACGCGCCTTTTCGACCGCGAGCACCATGTCCTCCGGCGCCATGAACTGTCCCTTCTTGATGTTGACCGCGCGCCCGGTCGCCGCGGCGGCGGCGATCAAGTCGGTCTGTCGGCACAGGAACGCCGGGATCTGCAGAACGTGACAGACCTCGGCCACCGGCGCGCATTGATCCGGCTCGTGGACGTCGGTGAGCACCGGCAGTCCGGTGGCCTCGCGGACCTCGGCGAGCAGGCGCAGCCCCTCGGTCAGGCCGGGACCGCGGAAGCTCCGCCCCGAGCTTCGGTTGGCCTTGTCGAAGGAGGCCTTGAAGACCAGCGGCAGATCGAGAGCGCGCGAGAGCTCGGCGACCGCCTGGGCCGAGCGGGTGAGCTGCGCTTCGCTCTCAATCACGCAGGGTCCGGCGACTGTCGCCAGGGTGGCGCCGCCCACCGAGATACCGGGCGCGAAGTCGAGCGGCTTAGCCTGCATGTCTCACCTGCCCCCGAGCGACCT includes the following:
- a CDS encoding superoxide dismutase, with the translated sequence MHEIPQLGYSYDALEPHIDARTMEIHHTKHHAAYVTNLNKALEGHDDLAAKSVEDLISDMASVPEGIRGAVRNHGGGHANHSLFWDVMSPSGGGQPSGGLADAINRDFGGFDSFQAKMTSAAATLFGSGWAWLVVNGDKLEVVQRANQDSPLMDGLKPILGVDVWEHAYYLNYQNRRPDYLVAWWNVVNWEAVGKRLGG
- a CDS encoding histone deacetylase, with the protein product MAHIFTGADCLKHDAGYGFPESPARLERILAGFDASWDVREVSEHAELTAVLETVHEPGYLEVLRRAVERGDGLLGSSDNPLTPETWVAASSAASAALSAADWIAGDNGEAFAAIRPPGHHAESRLAMGFCFFNNVAAAVEHLISNHGLERIAIYDFDVHHGNGTQEIFYEREDVLFASTHQWPFYPGTGSSSETGAGAGAGKTVNVPLPAGTGDREFLAAIHGSIVPALEAHRPDAVLVSAGFDAWRNDPIGGMRLSEAAYSEIGAMVRELADRLCAGRLLSVLEGGYDLAALSRLVRTYLRGPGESG
- a CDS encoding KpsF/GutQ family sugar-phosphate isomerase, producing the protein MSKFASPSPRDVAREVLEIEAAAVHSLLDQLDESFDRAIVLLAECKGRIVCTGMGKSGLVMKKIAATLSSTGTPSLFLHPAEAIHGDLGMITDDDLILAASYSGTTQELQRLVELVRRLGIGLIVMTGNVNSPLARNATVHLPVEIDQEACPLNLAPTASSTATLAMGDALAMALLQAKGFTSDDFARLHPGGSLGKGLVKLRELMHTGAEVPRIDKNATVRDAVREMSAKGMGITAVTEPDGTLLGCITDGDLRRLLENGSDLLSGSAGDCMKANPRTIAADELASAALKLMEDNRITALFICEDDKLEGIVHLHDLWRLQLF
- the tatC gene encoding twin-arginine translocase subunit TatC, with the translated sequence MNESAPGKEPELTRMTLMEHLEELRGRIVKSLIAVVVTFAVCWIFVEYLAEFLAQPIYAAVPDKKLAFLGVTDPFILYVKIAALAALFLSSPIVLYQFFRFVAPGLYRRERLYAIPFVVFGTLFFAGGGAFAYYVAFPFAVDFLVKMGAAFEPVITVDRYFRFLMVVVLGLGLMFELPLVIFFLAQIGVVTPRFLMRHFRWAVLLIFVAAALITPTPDVVNLCLFALPTIGLYLLGVGAAALVGRMKSKAA
- the kdsA gene encoding 3-deoxy-8-phosphooctulonate synthase gives rise to the protein MQAKPLDFAPGISVGGATLATVAGPCVIESEAQLTRSAQAVAELSRALDLPLVFKASFDKANRSSGRSFRGPGLTEGLRLLAEVREATGLPVLTDVHEPDQCAPVAEVCHVLQIPAFLCRQTDLIAAAAATGRAVNIKKGQFMAPEDMVLAVEKARDAGCESVTVTERGASFGYHNLIVDMRSFAILHAHDIPVLFDVTHSLQLPSAAGTETGGQREFAEPLARAAVAAGADGVYMEVHPNPDEARSDRATQLDPDRAERLLAQLIAVRKATLEALSA
- a CDS encoding HAD-IIIA family hydrolase, with amino-acid sequence MIHSKTGLSKEEFARRAREIEWILLDADGVLTDGGLYYDRRGHVLMKFDVRDGLAIKLAQGAGIKIGVLTGRSSRALKRRAAELGFDAVIVGSRDKAEDFERFLEQQATEPKRVAYAGDDLPDLQVLGRCGLSFAPVDGVAEVRDVVHNVLTRRGGSGAVRELIEAILQARGDWEQAVEPFTFESR
- a CDS encoding lysophospholipid acyltransferase family protein — translated: MKAATRRRLRSRIARPLTFVFKLVAGTLSWRSAQRLGARLGGLIWRVGERDRQRTLAHLEVAFPELSESERFELGRRATTAIGINFAEYFHLAHRGPGAAVPHLDVLGWEHVEAARAQAQVVMIATGHCGNWELMGPVFRSKNELLTGLVRSMENEWMEAAMNRFRRRLGSEVIARGEPGSASRLLSLRKRGGYLLALIDQDIRAQSVYVPFFGRPAHTPVGPAQMALRWSMPVVPGFCERLEDGSHRVEFGPRLPRYDRAEELTAAITRAIEEQVRRRPDQWVWMHRRWRRQLPDDTEFLARDPEGSRSG
- the tatA gene encoding twin-arginine translocase TatA/TatE family subunit yields the protein MFGSLGFPEILFILVLALLVFGPRRLPEIGRTVGRALGEFRRATGDLQRSFDQEPSSFEQAAKPDPPAAVPRPDVSTQQPQPDDSGESDAGPEAEDDSGDREES
- a CDS encoding PDZ domain-containing protein, which produces MRSGWKKLSVAVLAVAILAGGAFGNRVLALSDDARRVLRAYTEVLQVAHDSYGGEVSYKELVESSISGMIRTLDPHSNFLSGEAYSSMRERQQKSFYGLGILVGMRNGQLTVITPIEGTPASRMGLRAGDVIAAIEGDSTETMSLDDAVGLLKGPKGTQVTIQIVRAGLEQLLEITITRDEIPQNTVRYAYMITPETAYLQLSDFNRGTGGEVAENLERLRGEGMESLILDLRGNGGGLLDQAIAVSDQFLDEGAQIVETRGRTRNSHQKFFATGQPAALDIPIVVLVGNGTASAAEIVSGAIQDHDMGLIVGTPTWGKGLVQTVYSLPYEAGLALTTAKYYTPSGRLIQRDYSSYFDYQTVANIGGDEPPPSEATEATEATDTEERQVFRTDLGREVYGGGGITPDVTVEPLFLSPEIQYLLSQNTFFNYAVEYTAAKPIEDRQWVPEPELLDEFAAWLLAKELTSEEETAKMLGDPETSATITRYLHAEIFNSAFGIEARFEVLATGDPQIGRALELLGEATDLLARRRGIENLEEPEVAPAALSASRIDQPLSPGPRK
- the rpmG gene encoding 50S ribosomal protein L33 is translated as MRDKIKLVSSAGTGYFYTTDKNKRTSTEKLKLKKYDPKVRKHVEFVEEKLR
- a CDS encoding winged helix-turn-helix transcriptional regulator → MTPSAEVALTTGGRELDKFFKALSDQTRRSILRLLQRRELSVGEIVGNFSLSQPTISRHLSVLKEARLVTDRRSGQHVIYRLSAEALARSAAKFFVHFDECQDLLTRD